A window of the Helianthus annuus cultivar XRQ/B chromosome 4, HanXRQr2.0-SUNRISE, whole genome shotgun sequence genome harbors these coding sequences:
- the LOC110933096 gene encoding uncharacterized protein LOC110933096, with translation MIESERLNYIRFQQKNLRSDTYESLRKLRNNGQQDISNVGTPLILPSSFTGGARYMMQNYLDAMALCKWFGYPDFFMTITCNPKWPEVKRFLKDTTLNPEDRPDILSRLFKVKLDAICKDLKECHMLGKAAAIIYTIEFQKRGLPHAHLCLFMEPEAKLPTVDQVDPFICAEIPNRDDDPELYTLVKDFMIHGPCGNANMNCPCMVDKQCSKGFPKRFQDTTTIDANGFPLYRRRDDGATVVKNRIELDNRSVVPYNKKILKKYQAHINVEWCNQAGSIKYLFKYINKGPDRATVAVLHSDNHNEQHEKDEIKEYYDCRHISACEASWRIFSYDVNYRYPSVTRLPFHLPGLQPVVFGGDEDINSVLNRPSVKCSMFMSWMERNKDHDDHLARTLTYVQFPTWYVWKIENRCWQPRKKGNSIGRIHNVAPSLGEAYFLRILLNKVKGPKSYDDIKTVNGHVHGTFRDACFALGLLDDDKEYIEAIKEANETARASYVRNLFGMMLLSNTMSRPEIVWESTWKYMTDDFIYRYSKLHRVQGLSIPDDELKNYALLEIEKFLGMNSSSLRNFSTMPFPDSSSLSDLDNRLINEERTYDVLSLAEEYVNLFNMLTEEQRSVFEEIMKSVDGNTGGMFFVYGYGSTGKTFLWKTLSAALRSKREIVLNVASSGIASLLLTGGRTAHSRFRIPLNLNEDSVCHIKADSDVAKLLHQTKLIIWDEAPMVHKHAFEALDRTMNDIFNFDTSRNSEISFGGKVIVFGGYFRQVLPVVRNGGRQETVNASLSSSYLWSKCKVLTLSRNMRLTVGRSPSEIEEINSFAKWLLDIGEGNVGGPNDVEATIEVPSNLIINNTSDPISSLIEFVYPSILENFRSPNYFSDRAILAPKNEVVNEINDRLLALFPGEEREYLSSDRLCATENVISIQERLYTPDVLNGLKVSGLPNHRLVLKVGVPVMLLRNIDQKNGLCNGTRLKVTKLYNRVIEAEIISGANIGTRTYIPRISLVPSDKKILFSFQRRQFPVVVCFAMTINKSQGQSLYRVGLYLRQPVFTHGQLYVALSRVKTRDGVKLLILDKDGKPTNKTTNVVYKEVFNDL, from the exons ATGATTGAGAGCGAGAGACTAAACTACATACGTTTTCAACAAAAAAATCTAAGATCTGATACCTATGAAAGTCTCCGGAAATTGAGAAATAATGGTCAGCAAGATATATCTAATGTTGGTACACCTCTTATATTGCCTTCTTCATTTACCGGTGGAGCtagatatatgatgcaaaactaTTTAGATGCAATGGCTTTATGTAAATGGTTCGGTTATCCTGATTTTTTTATGACCATTACATGCAATCCCAAGTGGCCAGAGGTAAAACGGTTTCTTAAAGACACCACTCTGAATCCAGAAGATAGGCCTGATATCCTATCAAGGTTATTTAAAGTCAAGCTGGATGCAATTTGTAAAGATTTAAAGGAATGTCATATGTTGGGAAAAGCAGCAGCAA TTATTTATACAATTGAGTTTCAAAAACGTGGCTTGCCTCATGCGCATTTGTGCTTATTCATGGAACCAGAAGCTAAACTTCCCACTGTTGACCAAGTTGATCCGTTCATATGTGCAGAAATTCCAAATAGAGATGATGACCCAGAGTTGTATACGCTTGTGAAGGATTTTATGATTCATGGACCGTGTGGTAATGCTAATATGAACTGCCCATGTATGGTTGATAAACAGTGTTCAAAAGGTTTTCCTAAAAGATTTCAAGATACTACGACAATTGACGCCAATGGTTTCCCATTATACAGAAGGAGAGATGATGGAGCAACAGTTGTCAAAAACCGGATCGAGTTAGATAATAGAAGTGTTGTACCATACAACAAAAAGATATTGAAAAAGTATCAGGCACATATAAACGTGGAGTGGTGCAACCAAGCTGGGTCAATTAAATATTTGTTTAAGTATATCAACAAAGGTCCTGATAGAGCAACAGTTGCTGTTTTGCATAGTGATAATCATAATGAACAACATGAAAAAGATGAGATTAAAGAGTATTATGACTGTCGGCATATCTCAGCATGCGAGGCATCATGGAGGATATTTAGTTACGATGTAAATTACAGATATCCTTCTGTTACCAGACTTCCATTCCATCTTCCAGGTCTCCAACCGGTTGTCTTTGGAGGAGACGAAGACATCAATTCTGTTCTTAACAGGCCATCTGTCAAGTGTTCTATGTTTATGTCTTGGATGGAAAGGAACAAAGACCATGATGACCATTTGGCGCGTACACTAACTTATGTTCAGTTTCCAACTTGGTATGTATGGAAGATTGAAAACCGTTGTTGGCAACCTCGGAAGAAAGGTAACTCAATTGGCAGAATTCATAATGTTGCTCCCTCTCTTGGAGAAGCTTATTTTTTAAGAATCTTGCTCAATAAAGTAAAAGGACCTAAGTCATATGACGATATCAAAACTGTTAATGGTCATGTACATGGTACATTTCGAGATGCGTGTTTCGCACTTGGTCTTTTAGATGATGACAAAGAGTACATCGAAGCAATTAAAGAAGCAAATGAAACAGCAAGAGCTTCGTACGTACGAAATTTATTTGGCATGATGCTATTGTCGAATACTATGTCAAGACCGGAGATCGTATGGGAAAGCACGTGGAAATACATGACAGATGATTTCATCTACAGATATAGTAAACTACATCGTGTTCAAG GTTTATCAATTCCAGACGACGAACTTAAAAATTACGCTTTGTTGGAAATTGAAAAGTTTTTAGGTATGAATAGCTCATCGCTACGGAACTTCTCAACAATGCCTTTTCCAGATTCTTCTTCGTTATCTGATCTCGATAATCGTCTGATTAACGAGGAGCGTACTTACGACGTATTAAGTCTCGCAGAGGAATATGTTAATCTGTTTAATATGTTAACTGAAGAACAAAGGTCGGTGTTTGAAGAGATAATGAAATCTGTTGATGGTAACACTGGAGGGATGTTTTTTGTTTACGGATATGGTAGCACCGGGAAAACCTTTTTATGGAAGACGTTGTCTGCTGCACTTCGATCAAAAAGAGAAATTGTATTAAATGTTGCTTCGAGTGGAATTGCATCGCTGTTATTGACAGGCGGCAGGACTGCACACTCCAGATTTCGTATTCCTTTGAATCTTAATGAGGATTCGGTATGTCATATAAAAGCAGATAGTGATGTCGCTAAATTGTTGCATCAGACCAAACTTATTATATGGGATGAAGCACCTATGGTCCATAAACATGCGTTTGAAGCCTTGGACCGCACGATGAATGACATTTTCAATTTCGACACCTCAAGAAATTCTGAAATCTCATTTGGTGGTAAGGTTATTGTTTTTGGTGGATATTTTAGACAAGTACTTCCCGTTGTTCGAAATGGTGGTAGACAAGAGACGGTGAACGCATCATTAAGTTCGTCTTATTTATGGAGTAAATGTAAGGTGCTAACGTTATCAAGGAATATGAGGTTAACCGTTGGAAGATCTCCATCCGAGATTGAGGAAATAAATAGTTTTGCTAAGTGGCTTTTGGATATAGGAGAGGGAAATGTTGGTGGTCCTAATGACGTAGAAGCGACAATTGAAGTGCCATCTAATCTTATAATTAATAATACTTCTGATCCCATTTCCAGCCTGATCGAATTTGTTTATCCTTCGATTCTCGAGAACTTTAGAAGTCCTAATTATTTTAGTGATAGGGCTATACTTGCGCCGAAGAATGAGGTTGTTAACGAGATTAACGATAGGCTGTTAGCGTTGTTTCCCGGTGAAGAAAGAGAGTATCTAAGCTCTGACCGTCTTTGTGCAACTGAAAATGTTATTTCAATACAAGAAAGATTATACACACCGGATGTTCTCAATGGTCTTAAAGTTTCAGGCTTACCAAATCACAGGTTAGTGCTAAAAGTTGGTGTGCCAGTTATGTTGTTACGTAACATTGACCAAAAAAATGGTTTGTGCAATGGTACAAGGTTGAAGGTTACAAAGTTGTATAACCGTGTAATAGAGGCTGAAATAATATCTGGAGCTAACATTGGTACTCGAACCTATATTCCCAGAATTAGTTTAGTACCTTCAGACAAGAAGATTCTCTTTTCATTTCAAAGAAGGCAATTTCCGGTTGTTGTTTGCTTTGCTATGACTATCAATAAAAGCCAAGGCCAATCACTTTATAGAGTTGGTCTGTACCTAAGACAACCGGTTTTCACGCACGGTCAGCTGTATGTCGCGTTATCGAGAGTTAAAACAAGAGACGGTGTTAAATTGCTAATACTGGACAAAGATGGGAAGCctacaaataaaacaactaaTGTTGTGTATAAAGAAGTATTCAATGACTTATGA